In the genome of Clostridium cylindrosporum DSM 605, one region contains:
- a CDS encoding ribokinase, giving the protein MNKVFVFGSINMDLVINAPRVPNAGETLYGSQFFTNCGGKGANQAVACAKQGTETYMMGSIGNDFYGSILKQSLKGYGVNVDHIRELDDVSSGVAMILNVDNDNRIILDGGANLADNGEGAIETIDEIADEGDYLICQYECDLDAVFKVLKHGKKKSMITVLNAAPAIKYEDSIYSYVDYFIINQSESEILSGIYPENQKECLEVFKYFEKLGVGTTLITMGSKGSCSNKEELIFVEAKKVAAVDTTAAGDAYIGSLVSKLSAGCDLKVAMDYATRVSAMTVMRKGAQSSIPTKFELESDFSK; this is encoded by the coding sequence ATGAATAAAGTATTTGTATTTGGAAGTATTAACATGGATTTAGTAATTAATGCTCCACGTGTACCGAATGCAGGGGAAACGCTATATGGAAGCCAATTTTTTACCAATTGTGGTGGTAAAGGAGCCAACCAAGCAGTAGCATGTGCTAAGCAAGGAACTGAAACCTATATGATGGGAAGTATAGGGAACGATTTCTATGGTTCTATTTTAAAACAATCCTTAAAAGGATACGGTGTAAATGTAGATCATATTCGTGAGCTTGATGATGTTAGCAGTGGTGTAGCGATGATTCTAAATGTTGATAATGATAATAGAATCATTTTAGATGGTGGTGCAAACCTAGCTGATAACGGAGAGGGAGCAATTGAAACAATTGATGAAATAGCAGATGAAGGAGATTACTTAATTTGCCAATATGAATGTGATTTAGATGCAGTATTTAAGGTGCTAAAGCATGGGAAAAAAAAGAGTATGATTACAGTTTTAAATGCGGCACCTGCTATAAAATATGAGGATAGCATTTATTCATACGTTGATTATTTCATCATCAATCAAAGTGAAAGTGAAATTTTATCAGGAATCTATCCAGAAAATCAAAAGGAATGCTTAGAAGTATTTAAATATTTTGAGAAGCTTGGAGTAGGTACTACGCTTATTACCATGGGAAGCAAAGGTAGTTGCTCAAATAAGGAAGAACTAATATTTGTGGAAGCTAAAAAAGTAGCTGCTGTTGATACTACAGCAGCAGGAGATGCATATATTGGATCTTTGGTATCAAAGCTAAGTGCGGGATGTGACTTAAAAGTGGCTATGGATTATGCAACGAGAGTTTCAGCAATGACTGTAATGAGAAAAGGGGCTCAATCTTCTATTCCTACTAAATTTGAATTGGAAAGTGATTTTAGTAAATAA